In Acidimicrobiia bacterium, the sequence GGCGGTGCGGTCCACGAACAGGCTCCGGAGGTTTGGATCGTCGACCAGCGTGGCGGCGAATCGGGTCTCCACGAGTCCCGGTGCGATCGCGTTGGCCCGGATGCCGACGGGACCCAACTCATGCGCCAGGGTCTGGGTCATGGAGATGACGGCCGCCTTGGTCATGCCGTAGACCCCCTGAAACGGCGCCGATCTCATGCCGGCCACGCTGGCGATGTTGACGATGGCGCCGCCATCGGTGGCGGCGGCAGCAAAGGCACGGGCCGCGTTGAAGTAGCCCTTGACGTTCACCTCGAAGACCTTGTCCCACGCGGGCTCCTCGATCCCGAGCATCGGGCCGAAGTAGACGTTGGTGGCGGCGTTGTTGACCAGTCCGTGCACCGCTCCGAACTCGGCCACGGCACGCTCGAAGAGGGCGTCCACCTCCTCGGCTCGCCCGGTGTGGGTAGCGATCGGCAGGGCCATGCCACCTCGCTCGCGGATGGCATCGGCAACGGCGTCGACGCCATCCTGTTTGCGTGAGGCGAGTACCACGTTGGCCCCGGCGTCTGCCGCCGCCAAAGCGATCGCCTCCCCGATCCCTCGGCTGGCCCCGGTCACCACGACGGTGCGGTCGGTGAGGGTGAAGTCGGCGGGCATGTGATCTCCTTACGACCGGGTGTCGGCGTTGGCGGACGCGGTGCTCTCCAGCGCCGCCTGAACCAGGTGTTCGAAGAGACGGGCCGATAGCTCGTCGGTGACATCGAGGCTTTCCGGGTGCCACTGGACCGCCCACATCGGCCAGTCGTCAGTGGGTGCCACCGCCTCGATGATGCCATCGGGAGCCCGGCCGGTGACGACAAGCCCGGGGGCAAGGTCGCGGATCGCCTGGTGGTGGAGCGAGTTGACGGTGACAGACTCGGCTCCGATGGCCCGGGCGGTCGATGAGCCCGGGTCGAGGTCGACGGTGTGCTGGCGGGTCCCCGCCGGCTGGTCGATGCGCCGGTGGTCGATGAGCCCCGGTCCGGCGGCGGCGATGTCGGTGATCAGGGTCCCGCCGAGGGCCACGTTGAGGACCTGCATGCCGCGGCAGATGCATAGCGTGGGCAGGTGTCGGTCACGAGCCTCGCGGATGAAGGCGATCTCGAACTCGTCGCGGTCCGGGTCGATTCCGTACACCGACTCGTGAGGCGCCCCCCCGTACCGGTCGGGATCGACGTCGCCGCCACCGGCAAGGAGTAGCCCATCGAGGCGGTCGATCAGCGCCGGGACCTCGTCGACGGCACCCGGCGTCAATGACACCGGGATTCCACCAGCGGAGCGGACCATCGTCGTATAGGTGACGAAGGCGAGGTAGACGCGGTCCCGATCCACCCGCTCGGTGAGCGTGTACCGACTGGTGGTGACTCCGATGATCGGACGCATCCGCCGAAGGTTACTCGGCGCCGCCTGGGCCTCCTGTGGCCGCTGGGGTTTGCCAAACGGGCGAACTGCTACCAACCTACGCACTCCTCGACCACCGAAGGGCCATGGGTTCTCTCGTAAAGAAGCGGCGCAAGAAGATGAGCAAGCACAAGTACCGCAAGCGCTTGCGCGCCAATCGTCACAAGAAGAAGCAGTAGTTCCCGAAGGTGGCCGATCCGCTGGGCTCTCAGCGACATCTGTTCGATCTGCCGGACGACGTCACCTACCTCAACTGCGCATACTTCTCGCCCAAACCGCAGCCGGTTCGCGAAGCGGGGCTGCGCGCCGTATCCGGCTTGGCACACCCGTGGAAGGTGGGTTCCGCCGACTTCTTCGAGCCCGGTGAGGTTCTCCGGGCGTCGTTTGCCTCCCTGATCGGTGGCGATGGCGACGGGGTCGCCTTCGTCCCGTCCGTCTCTTATGGAAGCGGCATCGCCGCCGCCAACGCCGACCTCGGGCCCGGTCGTATCGTCGTGGTCGTCCCCGAGGAGTTCCCATCGGATGTGTACCCGTGGCGGGCCGCCGTCGCCGAGCGCGGGGGCACCATCGTCACCACTCCTCCAGCGGGCGTCGCCGGATGGACCGAGCGTGTGTTGGATACGATCGATGAGCGGACGGCGGTGGTCTCGGTGCCGCATTGTCATTGGACCGATGGCAGTGCGTTCGACCTGCTCGCCATAGGTGCGGCGACACGCGAGGTCGGTGCCGCCCTGGTGGTGGATGCGTCGCAGTCACTCGGCGCCGTGCCGTTCGATGTCGGGACGATCCGGCCCGACTTCCTGGTGTCGGTGGGGTACAAGTGGCAGATGGGTCCCTATTCGTTCTCCTACCTGTGGGCCGGCGAGCGATATCGCGACACCGGTAGACCGATCGAGCACACCTGGCCCGGTCGCAAGGGCTCCGAGG encodes:
- a CDS encoding glucose 1-dehydrogenase; its protein translation is MPADFTLTDRTVVVTGASRGIGEAIALAAADAGANVVLASRKQDGVDAVADAIRERGGMALPIATHTGRAEEVDALFERAVAEFGAVHGLVNNAATNVYFGPMLGIEEPAWDKVFEVNVKGYFNAARAFAAAATDGGAIVNIASVAGMRSAPFQGVYGMTKAAVISMTQTLAHELGPVGIRANAIAPGLVETRFAATLVDDPNLRSLFVDRTALGRHAQPDEMAGAAIFLLSEASSYMTGQVVVVDGGMTAS
- a CDS encoding gamma-glutamyl-gamma-aminobutyrate hydrolase family protein (Members of this family of hydrolases with an active site Cys residue belong to MEROPS family C26.) → MRPIIGVTTSRYTLTERVDRDRVYLAFVTYTTMVRSAGGIPVSLTPGAVDEVPALIDRLDGLLLAGGGDVDPDRYGGAPHESVYGIDPDRDEFEIAFIREARDRHLPTLCICRGMQVLNVALGGTLITDIAAAGPGLIDHRRIDQPAGTRQHTVDLDPGSSTARAIGAESVTVNSLHHQAIRDLAPGLVVTGRAPDGIIEAVAPTDDWPMWAVQWHPESLDVTDELSARLFEHLVQAALESTASANADTRS
- a CDS encoding AURKAIP1/COX24 domain-containing protein, with translation MGSLVKKRRKKMSKHKYRKRLRANRHKKKQ
- a CDS encoding aminotransferase class V-fold PLP-dependent enzyme encodes the protein MADPLGSQRHLFDLPDDVTYLNCAYFSPKPQPVREAGLRAVSGLAHPWKVGSADFFEPGEVLRASFASLIGGDGDGVAFVPSVSYGSGIAAANADLGPGRIVVVVPEEFPSDVYPWRAAVAERGGTIVTTPPAGVAGWTERVLDTIDERTAVVSVPHCHWTDGSAFDLLAIGAATREVGAALVVDASQSLGAVPFDVGTIRPDFLVSVGYKWQMGPYSFSYLWAGERYRDTGRPIEHTWPGRKGSEDFARLVDYTDEYRAGARRFDVGEFSNFILMPMASAAIDLLNTWQPDRVEATLAPLTDLIEAGTREMGLEPTPASRRFGHMIGVRFPDGLPDGLRERLAADGVHVSIRGSAVRVSPHLYNSEEDVERLLGALRAVL